DNA from Hwangdonia lutea:
CCAATCGATATCTTCAGTTGAATTGACTGTCCAAGCATTTAATATTAAACCTTTTTCTTTGGCACTTGCTATCCATTCTGGACGTCTTTTATATTTATAAACTAAATAGTCTAACCCAGTTATACCATCTTCCTTTAATCGTTTTGGTGCTTTAGAGCCATCTAAATATTGTGTTTTAGCATGTGCATCCAGTTCCTTTATTCTTTGTAAAATGGCATAACTGAAACTGATATACGACAAAATATAATTTTCTGCCTTAAGTTCTTTTACCAGTTTCAAAACATTTTCGGCCATTAAGGCATTTCGTCCTTCGGTTTTTGAAGGTTTTATTTCGCATACCAAACCCGTGGCATTGTTATTTTGCATTCCAGCAATGATATAATCTCTTAACGTTGGTAAGGTTTCGCCGTTTGAAAGTTTAAATTTTGATAATTGGGCATAGGTGGATTCTTCGATGAGTAAATCGTGATAATCGGCATCGTGGGTTACAATTAAAACATTATCGGATGTCATTCTAACATCAAATTCTGAACCCGTACAACCCAAGTTTATAGCGTGTTTTAATGCAGCTATCGAGTTTTGCGGTAGGTTTTTTTGTTTCCATGCGCCGCGATGTGCCACCACGACATTATCAGCAAAAGTTATTGTTTTAGGCGAACTTGTTTGGCACCCATAAAAGCTGGCAATTAAGAATAAAAAAAACAATTGAAGTGTGCTTTTTAGCATAAGAATACAATGACTAATTAAAAAGGAAATCTACGAAGTTAATAAAAGTGTTGAAATCTAAGGGCAATAAACTTACTTGCCCTTAGATTGAAAAACCAACACTATAAACTAAATCAAAAAAAGTGCTATTAATTTGTTCTTTAGTTAGTAACCGTCATTCTGTGGATAATCCGGACCCAGTAAATCCAAATCTATTTGTGCTATTGGAAAATTAATATAATGATCTTGCCAGTTTACCCTTGGATCTCTATCTCCCCCGAAATTATTGGGAAAATACGGTCCGTCACCGGCATAGTTTCTTATTTGGCGATTTATCACATCTTGTCCCATTCTTTTTAATGTAAACCAACGTTGTCCTTCAAAAGCGAGTTCGCGAGCGCGTTCATCTAATATAGCCTGCTCATCAACGCTTGTTAATGGTGTGGCATTTGCTCTTTCCCTAACTGCATTTATGTATGGTAAAGGATTGCCTGAAGACCTCATCATTGCTTCGGCAGCAATTAAATAGGTTTCGGCCAACCTATATACCATTATGTTGCTTTTATTTAGATACGAATCTGGATTGTCGTCTTCTTGTGCGAATTTGATACAAGAAGGGTGTTGTCTTTGATAATACCTTGTGTACGTGCTACTGGGGTTATTAAGATCGGTTATTGGTGCATAATTATCTACTTCTTCACCAATTCTACTGCCCGATGTATAATAATATTTCAATCTAAAATACGTGTTGTCATCTCTAGTATCATTTGGATCTTCAGATAAAAGACCTAATAAATAAAGGTTTGGTAACACGCGTGAAAAACCTCTGCCACCCTGTTCAATATTTGACTCTATACCTGAAATCTGGAAATATTGGGTAACATAGTTTGCATTCATCATAGTGTCGTCTCCACCACCCAATAAATCATCTTTAGATTGAATAACGAATAACGATTCCGAATGGTTTCGATCACCTTTAAAAACATCTGCTGTGCTAGCTACTAAGCTATGTGGGCTGTCTGGCCCTTCAATAACATCTAAGGCATGGGTTTTAGCTACCTCCCAATTGCCTTCCCACATTGCCACTTTTGCTTTTACGTGTTTTGCCGTGCCTTTTGTAACACGCCCAAAAGTGTCTGTCCATTCTAAGTGTTCAATGGCAAAATCCAGGTCGCTGTTTAATAGTGCAAAAATATCTTCTTTAGACGATTTAGCATTAATAACATTAAAGGCATTATCGACAGTTACCGTTTCGGTAGACACATAAATATTGTTAAACATTCTATATAAATAGAAATAAGAATTCGCTCTGAAAAACTTAGCTTCGGCAAGAACCTGGTTCCTAACATCTTCATCGATACCTTCTGCAACTTCGGCCGCATTAATTATTTCTGTAGCTTTATTTGTAATGTTGTAAAAATGTTTCCAGAACAAAGTGGATACAAAATTGGCGCCTTGATCTACTGGCGAGACACCTCTTTGGTACCGCCCCATTAAACCTGTATAACCTGTTCTGCTAAATGCCAAATCACTTCTGGACGACATTAAAACCGCTCCCATAAAATCCTCTATACGTCGGTCATACCTATCTCTGTTAAACTTATAAAGGCTTACCACGCCAGATTTTAAACCTTCTTCGGTCGTGTAAATGTAATCGGAATCAATTAATGTACTTGGTTGTTCTTCTAAGAACTCTTCGCAAGAAAACACAACAAAGCATAGCGCCAGAGCTAGCAGCAAGTTGCCTTTTAGTTTTGAATATATAAACTTCGCTTTCATAATATTATTTTTTTTAATTAAAATTTAACTCTTACACCAAAGGTGAAACTCGTTGCATCTGGATACCCTGTATCTGCATTAGAAAATGTATTTCTAATATTTACCTCAGGGCTATATCCTATATAATCTGTGTTGGTAAACAAGTTAGTGCCTGTTGCGTAAAACCTAATCTGCTCTAAGTTTAAACTAGATGAAATAGCCTCAGACAGCGTGTAGCCCAAACTAACTGTTCTTAACCTTATATACGATGCATCTTTAATAGCCAAAGAATTTAAATACAGTGGTGCAGTATCAAAATTAGGTCTTGGAAAGGTTGTAGATGGATTTTCTGGTGTGTAATAATCTACTTTTACACCGTTTAACTTCCCTGATAAAGTCCCCCCATTATTAAATTCTGATAAAAATGGGTTTCTTTTTGTAGCCCCTTCTACGGCGTAAAAATCTACAAATAAATCGAAACCTTTGTAAGCAACTGTTGTTGATAAAGAACCAAACCAGTCTGGATTAGGGTCTTTAAAAACCCTGTCTTCTTGGGTTATTTTACCGTCTGGAACTCCCGTTTTATTGCCTTGGTCATCTACACCGTTGGTGTCTTTAATTTTAATGTCTCCAGGCCTGAGGTTGTCTTGTGTTAAGGCAGAGTCTGGATTGGCCTGTGGTGCATTTGCAAAATCGTCGCCTTCTTGCCAAATGCCATCAAATTCATATTGGTAAAGGACGCCTACTGGTTGGCCAACGTAGTAGTTAAATGCGTCGTCTTCTAAAATAGGGTTCCCATCGCCATCATTATAAAGTTCTATCAATTTGTTTTTATTGTTAGACCAGTTAGTAGATATTGACCATTTAAAATCATTTTTATTGATTATATTTGCAGTTAAGCTCAATTCGATACCAGAGTTTTGCAATTCTCCGGCATTAAAGAAGGTATATTGGTAACCTGTTATTGATGGTACACCTCGACGCAATAACAAATCGGTAGTTCTAGCATCGTAGTAATTAATATTACCTACTAAAACCCTTTTAAACATTGAAAAGTCCAATCCAAAGTTTAAGGTTGTTATTCTTTCAAACTTTAAATCTGGATTGGGCAAAATAACTGATGGCGAATAGCCTGATGCAGATTCAGCATCGAATATATAGTTTTGTCCTTCTGCTGTAAAAAGCGATGTGTATGCACGCCCAAGATCGTTTACCAAAGCGCCATAACTGGTTCTTAATTTTAACTCATTTATAGCTTCAACATCTTCTAAAAAAGGCTCTTTATGTATTTGCCATGCAAAAGAAGCTGCCGGATTAAAGCTCCACTTATTGTTTTTAGAGTTTACTGATGCTCCATCTCCTCTTGCTGTGGCCTCAAACAAATATCTGTTCTTTAAATTATATCTTGCTCTTGCCATAAAAGATGCCAATCTCTGTTTATTTTTATCACGCTCTACGGTTACATTACCAATGGCATTTGTTATGCCATCATACCCCAAGCTTTCATTTGTAAACCCTTGTGCTTCGGTAAATGTTCGAGAAAATTGATTTTCTTGTGCAGATTGTACCAGCGTTACATTTAGTTTATGGTCATCGCTAAAAGCTTTATCGTAGGTTAATATGTTTTCAATTAGATATGATTCCCTTAATCGATTATCGATTCTTGCAACTCCATCAACGTCATCGCCCGCTGAACTTAATGACGATTGATATTGGCCTCTTTCTGAAGTCCTTCTTGTTAAGTTAGTTTTTAATTGGTACGTTAAATCATTTGTAATTTTCCAGATTGGAGTTACGTTTATTACAAAATCGTTTCCTTTTTCTTCATTAGTCTGCTCTCTAAGGTTCCATATTGGATTTACTGCCGATAATTCCTCGCCACTTGGGAATTGGGTGAGGTTTCCATTATCATCATAAGCTCTTCCTAAGGGTGAAATTGTAATTACGTTTACGTTTGCAGCTCTATCGGTATCATCGTTTAAAATGTTCAAATCAAAATTTACCGAAAGCTTATTACTAATTTTTTGATCTACGTTTAATCGCAATGTTTTTCTAACATAGGCAGAATTTGGTATTAGGCCATCTTCTTTAAAGTAATTGATACTCCCGAATACTTTAGTCATATCGGTACCACCACTAATGCTAATGGCTTGACTATTGACTGAGCCATTTTTTACCAACTCATTTTCCCAGTCCACAAATTGGTTATTTGCGATAGACTCTAGTTCTAAAGCTGAGAAAATATCTTCATCGTTTGGATATGAGTCATCTGCGATGGTAGACCTAACAGCTTCCCGTCGCAATTGTGCAAATTCTTGACCGCTATAAACATCGAAATTACGCTCAATGGATTTTGTTGTAATATAACCGTGATAATTTACACTTACTTTACCAGATTTACCTCGTTTTGTAGTTACCAAAACAACCCCATTTGCGCCTCTAGAGCCATAAATAGCTTGAGCCGAGGCATCTTTAAGAAATTCGATAGACTCAATGTCATCAGAGTCGATGTCTTCAATACCACCATCTCTTATAATGCCATCTACTACATATATCGCACTTACGCTACCTTCAATAGAGCCTTGGCCTCTAAAGATAATATCTGATGTTCCGCCTGGTCTTAATGTGCCTCCTCCTACATCAACTTGCAAACCTGCAATTCTACCTCTCAGCATTTCATTAACATCAGAGGTTGGTGTTAATACAGCCTCTTCCATATTGGCAGTAGCCACGGCATTAACAATATCGCTTTTACGTTGCGTACCGTAACCTACAACAACAACTTCGTCTAGCACATTTTGATCGATATTCAATAAAATGGTTAAGGCCCCAGAAGTTATGGCGACCTCTTTAGTTTGGTAGCCTAAGTAGGAAACCGTTAGTGTAGTCGCGGTATTATTTACAGAGAATGAGAAGTTACCATCAAAATCTGTCGATGTTCCGTTTGTAGTTCCTTTAACAACTACCGATGCTCCGGGCAAGGGCATATTATCTTCTGCTGAACGTACTGAGCCTGTTATTGTTTTTTCATTTTGTGCCAACGCTACGGTTGTTGCAAACAAAAACAATAATAAGAACAGCACTTTATTTTTTTGATTAAAAAGTTTCAATTTCATTCGAGTGTAGTTTAATGTTAGTTTCAAAAAAAATAGTTTATGCTGATTTTACCTTTAGTTAAAAAATCAATCAATGTAAACTTAACCTCAAATGCTGAGAAATCCGCAATATAATAGCCGATAAAAAACGAACATGGCAACAAAACCAACTGAGATTCGATATTTTGTCAGCGCAAAACCCTGTAAACACTGAGCAATCAGAATTTCATATTTTTTATATAAATGCTTAAAAAACAAGTGGTTTTATGCACATGTCGTGGTAATGTCGTGGTAAAATAACGACTTGTCGTGTTGCTAAAATTTTAAGATGTACTCCACAAGACCATCATCGTGCTCCAAACCTAGTTTTTTTCTTAATCGGTAGCGTTTGGTTTCAACGCTTTTTATAGATATATTAAGCAATGGCGCCATTTCTTTTGAAGATAAATTAAGGCGTAAATAGGCGCAAAAACGTAGGTCGTTTGGGGTTAAATCGGGGTGTGAACTTTTTATTTTTTCTAAAAAATCTTTATCCGCATTGTTAAAAGCCTGTTCGAAAAAAGACCAATCTTTTGTATCATTTAAATTACTATTTATAAGTTCTATGGCCGTATTGTTATCAATATGTTTTGTTTTTTTAAGCTCTTTTTTAATCTTGTTTAAAACCCTATTCTTTTTAATAATACTCATAGTAGATATAGCCAACTCCCTGTTTTTATTATCTATATCCTGATTTAGTTTTTCGTTTTTTATCTGCATAATCATTTGTTCATTCTCCATTTGTTCGTGCTTAAACTTTTCTGAATAATAGCGTTTATAAGCTTTATGCGTAATTAAAATAATGATTAAAAGCAGCAGAACATAAAGGGACAAAGCCGTGTTTGAAAGGTACCACGGTCTGCTAACAGTAAAACTGTAAGACAATGTGTTTTTAGAAAGTGCGTTTCCAACCTTAGCACGCGCCATAAAGGTATAATCGCCAAACGACAGATTTTCGAAGGTAACTTGGGTGTTTTCAGTCCACTTGCTCCACTTATTTGAATGCCCTTCAAGCATGTATTGGTATTTAACGTTTAAGTATTTGTGATACTCGGGCACTGAATAATTAAAAGACAACAAGCCCTGTTTGTAATTAAACACTCCATTGGTGTTTAGCGCATAATGGCTATTATTATCATCAACATCTTGTATGGCAATTGAATTTAAAAAGATTTCATAATCTATGTCATCATTAAATTTTGATAGATCCAATGTCATGTAACCATTTGCCGTACCCAATACATAGGTTGAGCGATTAATAAGCGAAATATTCTCGTAACCCAAAACACCTTTTCTTAATTTTGAAGGAATAGGAATATTGTTGATAACTGGTTGGTTTGTAACATCGTCGTTTTCAACAAAGCTTATGTTGTCTTTTGAAAACGCCCAAAGTTTTTCGTTTTTATCTACTACTAATTTGCCTGAAATATAGTCGCCACTTTTAATAATTTTACTTAAAATGGAATCTCTTTGAAACGCATTTTTGGTTGTATTATATATAAAAAGCCCTTCTTCGGATGCATAATGAATATCATTTTTATATTTTATTAAACTCGAATTTTTCCCCAAAGGCAAACTTGTTTCCATGTCTAATTTTTGCACTTTGGTCAGGCTGTCATTCAGCTTTAATTTAAACACGCCTTTATATTCGTGGCTCACCCAAATCTGATTTTCATCATCAATTTCTAAATATCGTGATGAGTTTTTAAAGCCTTCAACTTTATTTCTTATACGCCAAAAATTATTCACTTTTTCAAGGATGAATAAGCCATTATAATTTCCTTGAAGCAAAAGATTTTGTTGCTCTGGAATGCGCTTAAAAGTCCACGCCCCTAATACGCTACTTATTTTGTTTGCTTTATTTTCTACAATTAAAAACGTACCCAAATGATGCCCACAAAATAAATACTCATCATTATAATTAAACAAATCCCAAACCTGTCCAGCGGTGCCTTCAATAAACCTAAACGTATCATCATCAGCTTTTAATCGCCTATAAAACAAACCTTGGTTAGAGCCAATATACAACACGTTTTTAAACACTTGCGTTGTGTATACGGTGCCTAAAACGCCATCGTAATCAAAAAAAGTTTTTATGGCAGATTTTACATTTATGCAATTAATACCGTTGTCTAAACCCGCCCAAACATTGTTTGCATTATCTTCAAATAGCGACAAAACGGTGTTGTTGCTTAGTCCTTTTTTTTGAGTGATTTGGTAATTTATTGTTCCGTTTTCTGATATGTGCAACACGCCATCGGAAATAGTGCCTATCATAAAACTTTTGTCCTTTAACTGAATGCTACTAAAAACGCTCATGGTATTTAAAACCGCATCGGCTTTTATGTTCCACGGTATTAATTGATTGTTTTTAATTTTATAAAACCCTGCGTTTCGCGTTATGATGATTAAGCTTTCTTTGCCGTTGAACATATTGATTACACGCCCCGATTTTACAATGTCACTATCAATAATGAGTTTGGGTTTACCTTCTTCAATAGTATAAATACCTTCATTGGCAACGTGATAATAGATCTGATTTTTAACCTTAAAAGTTTTGTAAATGATATTGGATGCCTTAACAATTTTAAAGGTTTCGGTTTGCGAATTGTAAAAATAAATTTTGGCGTTAGACTGAAAAACCACCCATTCGTTGTACTCAATAATGTTCCAAATCTGTTCGTCTTCCAACATCTTCTTATCAAGTTTAGAAGACAACGACAGATAGTTTAGTGTACCAAATTCGTTTTTATTCCAATAGCCAAACTCAGCATAACAACCTGTGTATATTTTATCTTTAATAACATTTACGGCCCTAATTATGGTGTTGTTTGGTGAGGCATAAGTTGTCCATTCTGCGCCATTATATTCCAACAAGCCTTTATTATTGGCAACATATATAAAATTATTTGATGCCTGGGAAAGCATCCAATTTTGGTTGTCTCCCAAATAATTTTCAGCACTAAATTTTTCAATAGGAGGCAATTCCTGACTAAAAGACAACAGGCTTAACAAGATTAAAAAAACGCTCTTTAAAATTTTCATTTATTAATTAGAATTGAAAGCAATGAACCGTTTGTGCTTTCTTTTGAATAAAGATAGTTTTAGAAAACGACTAAACAAAATCACCTACTAAAGTCCTGAAACGAACTGTTCGCTTTTGAAAATTTTAAGACAATGCCAACATTAATAAAGATGCTAAACATGCGCCGATAATAGGACCAAAAACAGGAATCCAAGCATAGCTCCAATCACTTGCTGCCTTGTTTTTTATGGGAAGTAGGGCATGAACAATTCGCGGGCCTAAGTCACGTGCCGGATTAATAGCATATCCTGTTGTGCCACCCAACGACAAACCGATAGACCAAACCAAAAAAGCCACCGGTAACGCCCCTAAAGAACCTAAACCAATAACGGTTTCCGTCTCATTTATTGTAGCATTTGTAAAGTATAAAATGGTAAATATGAGCACAAAAGTACCCACGGCTTCGCTAAAAAAATTAGAAAACGTATGCCTTATGGCTGGTGCCGTACAGAACACTGCTTTTTTGGTATCGGCATCTTCGGTTTCATCAAAATGATTTTTATAAAACATCCAAACCGCAGAAGACCCTAACATAGCACCAAGCATTTGGGCTAAAATATATAGCGGTACATCGCTCCAAGGAAATTTTCCTGCGACTGCTAAACTAATACTCACAGCGGGATTTATGTGTGCACCGCTGTAAGGTCCCGCAATAACCACGGCCACATAAACCGCCAAGGCCCAACCCGTGGTTATTACAATCCAACCGCTATTATTGCCTATGGTTTTGTTTAAAATCACGTTTGCCACAACGCCACCGCCCAATAAAATAAGTATGGCTGTTCCTATAATTTCTGCAATAAATGGTGTCATAGTGGTTTCTGATTTACAATTAACGATTTTTTGATTATATGATTTAAGACCGCTGCACTATAGCGCAAACGGCAAAGAACTTACTCGAAACTAATTTATAATTTATTTCTTTCGATTTATTCAAGGTTGGTGATTTTTATTTTGGTGAACTATTTTGCGGTTGTAAGTTTCCTCTCCTCCGACAAGATCATAGGATAAGGCTATTTATCTTTTGTCCAATATTCCAAAGCATCAATAGCTTTGTACCAGCCTTTGATGTTTTCATCGATAACGGCTCTTTTTTCAGTAGGCTTAAAGTGTTTATCTGTTTGCCATATTTGTTGAATTTCTTCAGGGTTATCCCAATAGCCCACAGCCAATCCTGCTAAAAATGCAGCACCCATGGCCGTGGTTTCTACCACTTTAGGGCGTACGGTTTCGGTATTTAAAACATCGGCTTGAAATTGCATAAGCGAATTATTTACCGTAGCTCCGCCATCTACCCGCAACTCTTGTATCGAAATTCCGGAATCGGCTTCCATAGCTTTTAACACATCCATGGTTTGATAAGCAATCGACTCTAATGCTGCCCGGGCAATGTGCGCATCGGTGCTGCCTCGCGTTAACCCAAAAATGGTGCCTTGTGCTTGCTGGTTCCAATGTGGTGCACCCAAGCCAGCGAATGCGGGCACAAAATATACACCTTCTGAACTCGACACCGAACTTGCAAGTGTTTCAACCTCTGATGAATTTCTAATAATTTTCAAGCTATCTCTTAACCATTGCACTACGGCTCCGGCAATAAATATGCTGCCTTCCAAAGCATACGATGTTTTTCCGTTTATTTTCCAAGCTACCGTGGTAAGTAAGTTGTTTTTAGAAACGGTTGGTTTATCGCCAATATTCATCAACATAAAGCACCCCGTTCCGTAAGTGTTTTTTACCATGCCCGGTTTGGTACACATTTGTCCGAATAATGCCGCTTGTTGATCGCCAGCAATTCCAGAAATAGGAATGTTGGCATCGTAAAACGTAGATTTGGTGTGCCCGTAAACCTCGCTCGATTGTTTTACCTCCGGAAGCATGCTTTTGGGAATGGTTAATAATTCTAATAAATTATCATCCCAATCCATGGTGTTTATATTGAACAGCAAGGTTCGTGACGCATTGGTAACATCGGTAATATGCTGATTGCCTTTTGTAAAGTTCCATATTAACCAAGTATCAATTGTGCCCAAAAGAAGTTCGCCAGATTCCGCTTTTTGCCGTGCACCTTCAACATGGTCTAAAATCCATTTTACTTTTGTGC
Protein-coding regions in this window:
- a CDS encoding RagB/SusD family nutrient uptake outer membrane protein; this translates as MKAKFIYSKLKGNLLLALALCFVVFSCEEFLEEQPSTLIDSDYIYTTEEGLKSGVVSLYKFNRDRYDRRIEDFMGAVLMSSRSDLAFSRTGYTGLMGRYQRGVSPVDQGANFVSTLFWKHFYNITNKATEIINAAEVAEGIDEDVRNQVLAEAKFFRANSYFYLYRMFNNIYVSTETVTVDNAFNVINAKSSKEDIFALLNSDLDFAIEHLEWTDTFGRVTKGTAKHVKAKVAMWEGNWEVAKTHALDVIEGPDSPHSLVASTADVFKGDRNHSESLFVIQSKDDLLGGGDDTMMNANYVTQYFQISGIESNIEQGGRGFSRVLPNLYLLGLLSEDPNDTRDDNTYFRLKYYYTSGSRIGEEVDNYAPITDLNNPSSTYTRYYQRQHPSCIKFAQEDDNPDSYLNKSNIMVYRLAETYLIAAEAMMRSSGNPLPYINAVRERANATPLTSVDEQAILDERARELAFEGQRWFTLKRMGQDVINRQIRNYAGDGPYFPNNFGGDRDPRVNWQDHYINFPIAQIDLDLLGPDYPQNDGY
- a CDS encoding SusC/RagA family TonB-linked outer membrane protein; its protein translation is MKLKLFNQKNKVLFLLLFLFATTVALAQNEKTITGSVRSAEDNMPLPGASVVVKGTTNGTSTDFDGNFSFSVNNTATTLTVSYLGYQTKEVAITSGALTILLNIDQNVLDEVVVVGYGTQRKSDIVNAVATANMEEAVLTPTSDVNEMLRGRIAGLQVDVGGGTLRPGGTSDIIFRGQGSIEGSVSAIYVVDGIIRDGGIEDIDSDDIESIEFLKDASAQAIYGSRGANGVVLVTTKRGKSGKVSVNYHGYITTKSIERNFDVYSGQEFAQLRREAVRSTIADDSYPNDEDIFSALELESIANNQFVDWENELVKNGSVNSQAISISGGTDMTKVFGSINYFKEDGLIPNSAYVRKTLRLNVDQKISNKLSVNFDLNILNDDTDRAANVNVITISPLGRAYDDNGNLTQFPSGEELSAVNPIWNLREQTNEEKGNDFVINVTPIWKITNDLTYQLKTNLTRRTSERGQYQSSLSSAGDDVDGVARIDNRLRESYLIENILTYDKAFSDDHKLNVTLVQSAQENQFSRTFTEAQGFTNESLGYDGITNAIGNVTVERDKNKQRLASFMARARYNLKNRYLFEATARGDGASVNSKNNKWSFNPAASFAWQIHKEPFLEDVEAINELKLRTSYGALVNDLGRAYTSLFTAEGQNYIFDAESASGYSPSVILPNPDLKFERITTLNFGLDFSMFKRVLVGNINYYDARTTDLLLRRGVPSITGYQYTFFNAGELQNSGIELSLTANIINKNDFKWSISTNWSNNKNKLIELYNDGDGNPILEDDAFNYYVGQPVGVLYQYEFDGIWQEGDDFANAPQANPDSALTQDNLRPGDIKIKDTNGVDDQGNKTGVPDGKITQEDRVFKDPNPDWFGSLSTTVAYKGFDLFVDFYAVEGATKRNPFLSEFNNGGTLSGKLNGVKVDYYTPENPSTTFPRPNFDTAPLYLNSLAIKDASYIRLRTVSLGYTLSEAISSSLNLEQIRFYATGTNLFTNTDYIGYSPEVNIRNTFSNADTGYPDATSFTFGVRVKF
- a CDS encoding triple tyrosine motif-containing protein, producing the protein MKILKSVFLILLSLLSFSQELPPIEKFSAENYLGDNQNWMLSQASNNFIYVANNKGLLEYNGAEWTTYASPNNTIIRAVNVIKDKIYTGCYAEFGYWNKNEFGTLNYLSLSSKLDKKMLEDEQIWNIIEYNEWVVFQSNAKIYFYNSQTETFKIVKASNIIYKTFKVKNQIYYHVANEGIYTIEEGKPKLIIDSDIVKSGRVINMFNGKESLIIITRNAGFYKIKNNQLIPWNIKADAVLNTMSVFSSIQLKDKSFMIGTISDGVLHISENGTINYQITQKKGLSNNTVLSLFEDNANNVWAGLDNGINCINVKSAIKTFFDYDGVLGTVYTTQVFKNVLYIGSNQGLFYRRLKADDDTFRFIEGTAGQVWDLFNYNDEYLFCGHHLGTFLIVENKANKISSVLGAWTFKRIPEQQNLLLQGNYNGLFILEKVNNFWRIRNKVEGFKNSSRYLEIDDENQIWVSHEYKGVFKLKLNDSLTKVQKLDMETSLPLGKNSSLIKYKNDIHYASEEGLFIYNTTKNAFQRDSILSKIIKSGDYISGKLVVDKNEKLWAFSKDNISFVENDDVTNQPVINNIPIPSKLRKGVLGYENISLINRSTYVLGTANGYMTLDLSKFNDDIDYEIFLNSIAIQDVDDNNSHYALNTNGVFNYKQGLLSFNYSVPEYHKYLNVKYQYMLEGHSNKWSKWTENTQVTFENLSFGDYTFMARAKVGNALSKNTLSYSFTVSRPWYLSNTALSLYVLLLLIIILITHKAYKRYYSEKFKHEQMENEQMIMQIKNEKLNQDIDNKNRELAISTMSIIKKNRVLNKIKKELKKTKHIDNNTAIELINSNLNDTKDWSFFEQAFNNADKDFLEKIKSSHPDLTPNDLRFCAYLRLNLSSKEMAPLLNISIKSVETKRYRLRKKLGLEHDDGLVEYILKF
- a CDS encoding MIP/aquaporin family protein yields the protein MVNCKSETTMTPFIAEIIGTAILILLGGGVVANVILNKTIGNNSGWIVITTGWALAVYVAVVIAGPYSGAHINPAVSISLAVAGKFPWSDVPLYILAQMLGAMLGSSAVWMFYKNHFDETEDADTKKAVFCTAPAIRHTFSNFFSEAVGTFVLIFTILYFTNATINETETVIGLGSLGALPVAFLVWSIGLSLGGTTGYAINPARDLGPRIVHALLPIKNKAASDWSYAWIPVFGPIIGACLASLLMLALS
- the glpK gene encoding glycerol kinase GlpK; translation: MEKYILALDQGTTSSRAIVFDKKGSIISLAQKEFTQYFPKPGWVEHDPLEIWSSQAGVAAEAIAKQGLNVENIAAIGITNQRETVVVWDKKTGKPVYNAIVWQDKRTSNYCDELKKQGHEKTIREKTGLVIDSYFSGTKVKWILDHVEGARQKAESGELLLGTIDTWLIWNFTKGNQHITDVTNASRTLLFNINTMDWDDNLLELLTIPKSMLPEVKQSSEVYGHTKSTFYDANIPISGIAGDQQAALFGQMCTKPGMVKNTYGTGCFMLMNIGDKPTVSKNNLLTTVAWKINGKTSYALEGSIFIAGAVVQWLRDSLKIIRNSSEVETLASSVSSSEGVYFVPAFAGLGAPHWNQQAQGTIFGLTRGSTDAHIARAALESIAYQTMDVLKAMEADSGISIQELRVDGGATVNNSLMQFQADVLNTETVRPKVVETTAMGAAFLAGLAVGYWDNPEEIQQIWQTDKHFKPTEKRAVIDENIKGWYKAIDALEYWTKDK